The Natrinema caseinilyticum genomic sequence CATCGTCGATATCTTCGACCGGCGGCGATCGGTTTTCGACCAACCTGTAACTTATATGTCTCGCCCTGTGGTGGATGTCCCCGTCTATGTACGATACGATCCTCGTCGCGACGGACGGAAGCGATCCCGCGACTCGGGCCACCGATCAGGCACTGGACCTCGCGTCGACGTTCGACGCGGACCTCCACGCCCTGTACGTCGTCGACACGCGCCGGTACGGGAGTTCGATGATGGCGGACGCGGACGCGGTCGCCGAGCAGCTGAAAGAGCAGGGACAGGGGATTCTGGCGGACATCGCGTCCCGGGCGGACACCGACGTGACGACCCAGGTTCGAAGCGGACAGCCCTCTCGCCAGATCGGTGAATACGCGAACGAGATCGATGCCGACTTGGTGGTCATCGGCAATCGCGGTCTCACCTCCGGTGGCGAAATCGGGAGCACCGCCGAACGAGTCGTCAGGTACGTCGACCGTCCAGTAATCACGGCCTGAGGCGCGTTAGCTGGAGGCGTGACTTCGCAGTCGGAATCGTCCCGGAAGTCGAACTCGAGGTGTTCGAACAGCGCCAGCGCCTCGAGAACTACGACGTCGGAGAACTCGTCACGCGACGCCCTTCGTACGGGATCTGGGAGATCGTGGTCACGGTCGACGTATCCGGCGTCCTCGCGCGTGGCCGTGTCTGTGACGCCCTCGGGGAAGCGAACGCGACCGCCGTCGCCCCTCGAAGTTATTGATCGAGAGCGAGAACCGACACGCATGACGTTCGTCGTTCCGTTTGATGGATCAGAACTGGCAGAAGCCGCCCTGGTCAGGGCGATCGAATACGGAAACGCACTCGAGGAGGACGTGACTGTCGTCTCGGTGATCCCCGAACGAACGCGATACGCGAGGGAGAAGGGCTGGATCGGCGAGGACGAGGAGTACGATATCCCGGCCGTACTCGACCGGCTTCGGGACCAGGTTCGATCGATCGCTCCCGATGCGACGTTCGAATACGAACGGATCCGGGAGTTCCCGCCGGAATCCCAGCTTGCAGATCACATCGAACGGCTGGTTCTCGAACACGACCCGAGCGTCGTCTTCCTCGGGAGCGACAACGTCGGTCGCGTCGTGACCCCGCTGACGAGCGTGGGTGTCCACGTCGCCGCCGACGAGGCCTACGACGTCTTCATCGTTCGACATCGTCATCCGCCCAAACTCGAGGCGATCGACCCGCACGGAGACTTCTACGACGACACGAACTCGGCATCGTAGATCCGTCAGCGGGGCGTTCGACCGGGCCGGGTCGCTCGTCGACCGGCCGATTCACGTCGCCCGTTCGATCGACCCCAGAACGTTCGATACGAGTTCACACTCGTAATATCGGATCGTCTCGGTGCGGGCGTCGTACTCGACGAGTCCGCGATCCTCGAGCAACGGCAAGTGGACGTGAGCGAGTTCCAGTGCCCAGTCGTCCTCGGTCGTCGGTAACGAATCGAGCAGCGTCTCACGATCCATCCAGTTTCCGGATGCCGATTCCAGAACTTCGATCACCGATCGACGACGGGAGTCAGCGAGCAGCGACAGGATCTCGTCGACCTCACACGTACATCGGACGGCTCCGTCCGAATGGAGGATCTGGCACTCGCACATGATCTTCGGTACTGTCCGAATCGACGTCGGTGGATAAAGCCACACAGCGTGTTCCCACAGAATGAAAGCAACCGGCTTTCCCGACCGTTCGTCGAGAGTGAACGTCACGCGATCTGACCGGTCGGTTTCGGAAGACGGCCCAGTATTATCGGTCCGATCGTCGTCAGGGAACCGCATGCGCTATCTCGAAATTACGGTCCCGAAGGGGCGTCGACAGGCCGTCATCGAAATCCTCGAAGCTGAGGGGGTCGACTACGTCGTCAGCGACGAAACGAGCGAGAGGGGATACACCGCGGTCATCCGATTCCCGCTCCCGACGCGGGCCGTCGAGCCGGTACTCGATCGACTGGCGGAGGCCGAGATCGACGGCGCGCGCGTCGTCGTTATCGACGCGGAGGCGGTCATCTCGCGGGATTTCGACGATCTGCTGGAGCGCTACAGCCACGGCGGGACGGGCGAACGCACCTCGCGCCAGGTCCTGCGGACGAAAGCCGACGAACTCACACCCGCGTTCTCGACGTACGTCGCCATGTTGGTGATCAGCGCCGTCGTCGCTACGGCGGGCCTGCTGTCGGACTCGCCCGCGATCGTCGTCGGATCGATGGTCATCGCACCGCTGGTCGGTCCCGCGCTCGCCGCCAACGTCGGTATCGTCACCGCCGACGACCACCTTCGAACGACCGGATTTCGCTACCAACTC encodes the following:
- a CDS encoding DUF7344 domain-containing protein; translated protein: MCECQILHSDGAVRCTCEVDEILSLLADSRRRSVIEVLESASGNWMDRETLLDSLPTTEDDWALELAHVHLPLLEDRGLVEYDARTETIRYYECELVSNVLGSIERAT
- a CDS encoding universal stress protein: MTFVVPFDGSELAEAALVRAIEYGNALEEDVTVVSVIPERTRYAREKGWIGEDEEYDIPAVLDRLRDQVRSIAPDATFEYERIREFPPESQLADHIERLVLEHDPSVVFLGSDNVGRVVTPLTSVGVHVAADEAYDVFIVRHRHPPKLEAIDPHGDFYDDTNSAS
- a CDS encoding universal stress protein, whose amino-acid sequence is MYDTILVATDGSDPATRATDQALDLASTFDADLHALYVVDTRRYGSSMMADADAVAEQLKEQGQGILADIASRADTDVTTQVRSGQPSRQIGEYANEIDADLVVIGNRGLTSGGEIGSTAERVVRYVDRPVITA